In Rosa rugosa chromosome 4, drRosRugo1.1, whole genome shotgun sequence, the genomic stretch AAAATTTTACAGCTTTTAATCAGTTTTTGACTTGCTATGTGCAATTGCATCTATCCATCATTGTTAGATACTATTTAGTAGATTTGATGTTTCTAGCTGGAATGATAATATTCTTGAAGATGCTGTTGAACCTAATGTGATTGGGTTAAAAAATTTACAgcttttaattgtttttgacTTGTGATGTGCAATTGCTTCTATCCACCGTGGTTAGATTCTATTTATTAGATTTGATGTTTCTAGTTGGAATGATAATCTTCTTGAAGTCAATGTTGAAACTATCAAAGTTTACAGCTTTTTATCGGTTTTTGACTTGCGATGTGCAATTGCTTCTATCCATTGTTGTTAGATTCTATTTATTAGATTTGATGTTTCTGATTGGAATGATAATGTTCTTGAAGATAATGTTGAACCTAATGTGATTGGTTTATAAAATTTGCAGCTTTTAATTGGTTTTTGACTTGCGATGTGCAATTGCTTCTATCCATCGTCGTTAGATTCTATTTTATTAGATTTGATGTTTCTAGTTGGAATGATAATTTTCTTGAAGTTAATGTTGAACCTACCAAAATTTACAGCTTTTAATCGGTTTTTGACTTGCGATGTGCAATTGCTTCTATCCATCGTTGTTAGATTCTATTTATTAGATTTGATGTTTCTGATTGGAATGATAATGTTATTGAAGATAATGTTGAACCTAATGTGATTGGTTTATAAAATTTGCAGCTTTTAATTGGTTTTTGACTTGCGATGTGCAATTGCTTCTATCCATCGTCGTTAGATTCTATTTTATTAGATTTGATGTTTCTAGTTGGAATGATAATTTTCTTGAAGTTAATGTTGAATCTACCAAAATTTACAGCTTTTAATCGGTTTTTGACTTGCGATGTGCAATTGCTTCTATCCATCGTTGTTAGATTCTATTTATTAGATTTGATGTTTCTAGTTGGTATGATAATGTTCTTGAAGTTAATGTTGAACCTAATGTGTTATTTTTTCCCTCGTAGAAAGTAATTTTATTTTCAGTTAGAATGTATTCATTCTTGTAGTTGCATTTTAATCCTGCACGGTAAGTTTGTGTTCCATTGTTTTGTGCTTATTCCTTGGCTATAATTGATATGTAGGTGGGAAGCTTGTGTATCAGACTACTAAGAAGCGAGCAAGTGGACCCAAGTGTCCTGTGACTGGAAAGAGAATCCAAGGGGTATGCCGATTCCTTAGAGCTGACTTGTTTTCATGATTGTTTTCTTCTCATGTATGTTTATCTGTGTTGTTATTGTGGATTTCACTGTTGTTTCTCTAGAAGTAGAAGTGTATATGAGATGACATTCTCAGATTCACTTATAAGGGCAAGCCACTGTTTTCAAATTAAGCTTTTTGGTTTACTACAAATGGTTGATTGGTAAAATTTTTCTAAGCAATGGCCTATAGTTTTCATTTATAGGACCTTATATAGTTATATGCTACCATGCTGATATGAAGTACCATTGTCTTCTTTCCTCACTAATTATAGTCTTCTATGTAATTTTGATGAATCATGAATGTACCTACCTATATGTGCTTTTCTGCGTTTCCTGATTAGGTTCATGTAATTTGTGATTTAGATTGCGGTTAGGATTGGGTTAATTCTACAATAGTAGTAGTATATGCAGCACTTACTAGTCACTCTAGGGTTCATTTATGTATAGTTCTGTGACACTGGATCTTTATTCGGTGGCTGTTGTACCATTTGTGTCTTACTCTAGCAATATCATGTCATGAGAAACTCTATGCAAAGTTATATTCCCTGTGTTTTGGGAGTCCCTGCCTTTCGTTACTTGTTATTCTTACTTATTGCTATCAACAGATTCCTCACTTGAGACCTGCTGAATATAAGAGGTCTAGACTATCAAGGAACAGGAGGACTGTGAATCGTGCCTATGGTGGTGTTCTGTCTGGTGGAGCTGTCAGAGAGAGGTTTGTAGTTCTAGAAATTTATGTTTTGGGGCACTTTTGTTTGGTGGAGTTACAGATGCAACCTATTTGAGTTGGTATTAATTACTGATGGTTTCCCCGGGTAATTTTTGATCTTGCAGGATAATTAGAGCCTTTTTGGTGGAAGAGCAGAAGATAGTGAAGAAGGTTTTgaagattcagaaggccaaagaAAGGGCAGCATCAAAGAGCTAAGATGCTATAGAGTTCCTGTTTTCATATTTATTGATCTGCATGCTAGAAATTTTGACATTTATTGAGAGGATGAAGATTGTTGGAACATTATTTGTTTTCATGAAATGCACACAAAATCTTTTGAACTATTTGCCCCAAAAAGTGTTTGCTCTCTTTGTTATGTGATATATTGCTTCTGCATATTGGTTTTCTTTCGTAAGATTCTTGCCTGAATGAATAATGTGCCAAATGAATAAATTGGAGTAAGGCGAATGAAATTGGTTTCTGATGAATACAGATACAATATAATACAATGTGCCTTAACGCATTATTGCAATCATAGAGTGATTCTGCGACCTTCACTGGTGAAAGTCCAAGAAGGTTAGCACCAGTGAAGGTCCAAGAAGGTTAACACTGGCCAGACCTTTTGCTTATTTTTCTACAAAACCATGAAAAGATCATGCTACTAAACCAGTTAGCCACAATGACTAGCTGATCAATATTGGTAGGTGTGCAACCACCGCCGCGTACCACATAATGTGACTGGTTAATGTGATTCAGTCCCTGTAGCTTGATTTGTTGGTTTAAAATGTTGAAGGAGCTCGACAAGCTTGTCATAAGGAGGCTGTATTTCTTTCATCAAGGGATGCTCATTCAGTGCTGTGTTTCAGTAATGGATACCTCTCTGGGTCCATCAGTTTGATACCAAACGCTTGTGAGGGCCGAATGTTGCAACCATCAATATGTCTAGGAGTCCCAAATTCTCGCCATTAGTGAAAGAAGCACCTCCTGGAAGATATTCCTTCATTCCTTCTTCAAACACTCCCAGTTTCTCAAACGCGTCCTTGACTGCTTGTTCTTGTGCTTCTCCCTGACTTGTCACTATTCGGCTCATGCTTTCAAACAACTGTATGAAAAAGACAGACAAATTATGGTAAACCTTTTGAAACCCTTTGATCAGTGCAGTAGCAACTCACCTGTTGCTGGATAAAGCTAGCCCAGAATCGAACTCTGGCTCTTTCATAAGGATCTTCAGGAAACAGCTTAGGAGCACTCTTCCAAGTTTCGTCAATATATTCTAGGATGATGTACGACTCGGCTATAGGTTTTCCATTGTGGACGAGTACGGGAATCTTTTTGTGAACTGGATTGTATTTGAGAAGCAATTGGCTCTTGTTTCTCAAATCTTCTTCTATGTACTCATAAGGTATGCCTTTGAGTTTGAGGGCCAGTTCCACTCTCTTGGAGTAAGTGCTAGACCACATTCCGTGTAGTTTTACTTTGCTCTCCCCTTCCATCTCTCCTTCTCAAAAGAATCGCTTAGTTTTCCGGGTTCATGGAGGTAAGCCTTTATATAAATTTTACCATGTTATCTGGAAAAATTTGACCTGAAACATACACCATTAGTTTACTGGTAGCTTCCTTTTCAAGCTGGTAATATTTTAACCTCGTGAATATAAGAAAGATGAAGATAAGGTTTCAAATTTGACTATGTTTTTCTTGCGCACTAAGATAGCTATTGTAGTCTGGTTTCCTTTGCcaccagtggcggatccagaaaAGTTTCTTAGGTAAGGCAAGATTCAAGGCAAATAAGAAAAATCCAGCCTAGGTAAGGCAAGATTCATCTGGTTTTGCCCTTTTCTGCTATGTTTTAGGTAGCTTCCTTCAGCCAACATATATAAATCAAGGTAAACAAGAAAAACTCAGTCTAGGCAAGTGCCCAAGCTGGCCTATATGTGGCTCCACCCCTGTTTGCCACATCCCAGATGTTCATCTGCTCAGCTCATTATAAGTTTATAACATTACAATATCATGTTATAAACCattttgttgaaggaaaatcagttttatgtgtgccttatcaaactaggagtagcaataggagagaaggttctagatttcccaatcctacacggattagtATCccatgtaacattagaactagtactttgtaaatccctatataaagggctcctattctcaataatatgattgaCATTCtccctacaattctctctacattctctctcgaatctattttacttaaacacgttatcagcacgagttctaaccacaaaccaaaaaccaaaaacccaaaaatcttcttcatcactgcagctcctagcccacgctagcctcccctacgcgcccctgcgcacgcatccttGCTGCCCCTGCACACCGCCGCacgtctgctgcccctgcagcaccaacgcacaacCACTGCATCCTTTTTTCCGTTTCTGTGCACATCCGTCTTCTTGCAAGCCCCGAAACGTCTAGTTCagaacctcagatcaaaatactttcttcatcaaagttgttcgtctctgtctcttccatctgaccttcgaatttcagccttatcggagttgttttgagaccggtacaccaatcgaagtgcaagctgttcagaagagaatctgttccgaatttcaacaagtaagtttttaaattaaagttccAGCTTTCCGAATtttaatttctccttctttttcttcggggacttgcaacctcccttcttctacatcccacctttcttataacgtgggttcgattcatgagaaagcggaatcgtggggattcacgcaattaacgaactaagagcgttcgtaagacttcggactaagagcgtccgtaagcatcgatttaacgaactaagagcgttcgtaagctacgaactaagagtgttcgtgagcacctattttgaccattcaaacatcattgtttcggtctaatccaaatttcttggaaatcgatttcttggtagcattaaggctcggaaatcttaatactagttttcgtggaagcattgactccaaAACTAATCCATTCTTGTTTCTCCTTTTTGGATATCaaacttgaacgagctcgattttactccattggattctacgggcatgggatatttatttgcctacaatccaagagccatgttctaaaggaaccgctcaagactcacaaactgagatagaaaattccagggcatttaccctgatgaagcgccacatgaagatggccctccagtttgattacatgaatgaggataacgctaacaacctttgggttgcgcctagtgaacgttttagtaacattcacaactttccgaacatggaagcacgatggaataatatctgcttcactaaaactttgaaagagttatgaaatattgttcggaggctctctgcattatattatttatgcatgattgtggaaaacacaaaagaacaaattgattgagaaaccctaacatgaccgtaggagtcatgacgttgagggtatagggttggacaccatggcgccacctttggccatgattgcactgttccaacgccattggtcctagggaccatatgtattttgtcaatacacctcaatcaagagagcatcctcttcatggaattttatggagtacctgattaatggtaatcaagatatcgagctataaaagactttaaatctggcgatgaagatagaatgccgcagattttttatttaaaatagtcttttaatttccaagaattatgtaatggcaattatgccttaatcaataaaatgacttattggattatctcttttcctctaggcgtactcaattaagtatgatgtctagaaaAGTAATTGAGAtgagtggtacttaagagagctttgctccaccgacatctctctctacttccctggtcatatttaattggaattaccgaatgAATtaagtgactacaatttgtctaatgtttgattttactttggattagattatggtcacgaaactttgatgtaatcattggctattattaataaagtatcgatttattttaaatcaatgtcttggacatatttttcgaactttattacttaaaagatataagagccaatggttttcatgcctaatggggtccagCCCAATTTATGCTGCCAAACGGCACaattttaaatgtcaccgaagctctttacgctcctagggcaggaagaaccctattgagttttaaagatataagagccaatggttttcatgcggaaacgcattgtgagaatggacaagagttcatttgcattacctctaatgactacggatataaaagagtcttagagaaacttatgtgtcgatctagtgggttgtatgcaaccactattcgagtaattgaatccaatcatgttatgagagatgatttatgggattctgacacatataggctttggcacgaccgtttgggacatccaggtcgtgatatgatgatccgtatattaaaga encodes the following:
- the LOC133741780 gene encoding large ribosomal subunit protein eL34-like — translated: MVQRLTYRSRHSYATKSNQHRIVKTPGGKLVYQTTKKRASGPKCPVTGKRIQGIPHLRPAEYKRSRLSRNRRTVNRAYGGVLSGGAVRERIIRAFLVEEQKIVKKVLKIQKAKERAASKS